One segment of Microcoleus sp. FACHB-831 DNA contains the following:
- the fabI gene encoding enoyl-ACP reductase FabI, producing MLNLTGKKALVTGIANNRSIAWGIAQQLHKAGAELGITYLPDEKGRFEKKVAELVEPLNPSLFLPCDVQNDSQIQSTFEAIGDKWGKLDILIHCLAFANKDDLSGDFSKTTRAGFTQALEISTYSLVQLAGAAKPLMTEGGSIVTLTYLGGVKVIPNYNVMGIAKSGLEMSVRYLASELGPSNIRVNAISAGPIRTLASSAVGGILDMIHHVEEIAPLRRTVTQLEVGNAASFLCSDLSSGITGQVLYVDAGYEIMGM from the coding sequence ATGCTGAATCTAACCGGAAAAAAAGCCCTTGTCACTGGCATTGCCAACAATCGCTCCATCGCGTGGGGCATTGCCCAACAGTTGCACAAAGCAGGAGCCGAGTTGGGTATCACTTACCTACCCGACGAAAAAGGCCGCTTTGAGAAAAAAGTCGCAGAACTGGTAGAACCCCTGAACCCCAGCCTGTTTTTACCCTGCGATGTCCAAAACGATAGTCAAATCCAGTCTACATTCGAGGCCATCGGCGACAAGTGGGGAAAGCTAGACATCCTCATCCATTGCCTCGCGTTTGCCAACAAAGACGATTTATCGGGTGACTTTAGCAAAACCACACGCGCAGGTTTCACCCAAGCCTTAGAAATCAGTACCTACTCGCTAGTCCAACTAGCTGGCGCAGCTAAACCGCTGATGACAGAAGGCGGCAGTATTGTCACCCTTACCTACCTCGGCGGCGTCAAGGTAATTCCCAACTATAACGTTATGGGAATCGCCAAGTCTGGCTTGGAAATGAGCGTCCGTTACCTAGCAAGCGAACTTGGCCCCTCTAACATCCGAGTCAATGCTATTTCTGCGGGTCCCATTCGTACCCTAGCGTCTTCAGCAGTGGGGGGAATTCTCGATATGATTCACCACGTTGAGGAAATAGCACCGCTGCGGCGCACGGTGACTCAGTTGGAAGTGGGAAATGCCGCTAGTTTCTTGTGCAGCGATTTGTCCAGCGGAATTACTGGCCAAGTTCTGTATGTGGATGCTGGTTACGAAATAATGGGAATGTAA